One Aegilops tauschii subsp. strangulata cultivar AL8/78 chromosome 7, Aet v6.0, whole genome shotgun sequence genomic window carries:
- the LOC109761287 gene encoding deSI-like protein At4g17486, with the protein MAAAATATASSSSSTSSSAGSSASTSTPRPAPRQAAAAPSSSPVFLNVYDVTPANGYARWLGLGVYHSGVQVHGVEYAYGAHEGAGSGIFEVPPRRCPGYAFREAVLVGTTALTRAEVRALMADLAADFPGDAYNLVSRNCNHFCDAACRRLVARARIPRWVNRLAKIGVVFTCVIPSSSRHQVRRKGEQQLPAAVKSRSARQAAAPPRPRTFFRSLSVGGGKNVTPRPLQTPPPTPPVAPALTLTTPTPTPLASM; encoded by the coding sequence atggccgccgccgccaccgccaccgcctcctcgtcCTCGTCAACCTCCTCCTCGGCCGGCTCCTCCGCGTCCACCTCCACGCCCCGGCCCGCCCCGCGCcaggccgccgccgcgccgtcgtcgTCCCCGGTGTTCCTCAACGTGTACGACGTGACCCCCGCCAACGGGTACGCGCGGTGGCTGGGGCTCGGCGTGTACCACTCGGGCGTGCAGGTCCACGGCGTGGAGTACGCGTACGGCGCGCACGAGGGCGCCGGGAGCGGCATCTTCGAGGTGCCCCCGCGGCGGTGCCCCGGCTACGCGTTCCGGGAGGCGGTGCTGGTGGGCACCACGGCGCTGACCCGCGCCGAGGTGCGCGCGCTCATGGCCGACCTCGCCGCCGACTTCCCGGGCGACGCCTACAACCTCGTCTCCCGCAACTGCAACCACTTCTGCGACGCCGCCTgccgccgcctcgtcgcccgCGCCCGCATCCCGCGCTGGGTCAACCGCCTCGCCAAGATCGGGGTCGTCTTCACCTGCGTCATCCCCAGCAGCAGCAGGCACCAGGTGCGCCGCAAGGGGGAGCAGCAGCTGCCCGCGGCCGTCAAGAGCCGCTCCGCGCGCcaggccgccgccccgccgcggccCAGGACCTTCTTCCGCTCCCTCTCCGTCGGCGGCGGCAAGAACGTCACGCCCCGCCCGCTCCAGACCCCGCCACCGACGCCGCCGGTGGCCCCCGCCCTGACGTTGACGACGCCGACACCAACGCCGTTGGCCTCCATGTAA
- the LOC109761296 gene encoding uncharacterized protein — protein sequence MEANPVNLRQAPFPIKSPPRAHCRNNSRLHLRPSRPLKNQSHHRLRVQRAYQMPLSCFASGRADSSAAKASSATSVYWTHLGAINLSWSRAALGLVLTVDIGLAGGAAPTRFVLLPLLPWRRRGSKRFSGASGHSVAFSWDLSRARLAPRRPEPLSGYFVLVSIDGELALAAGDLQSSLPSPAASAGLLLSRRENAYPPGCGGAYTTTVAVAGEEHEVSVAVEEAAMWVALDGKRALQVRRLPWKFRGSERLDLPHGGRAVRVTWDLHGWLFAPDAAAVFVLRFDTDEANPVDDDDMEDGDVGMHALRQNSFRSRHADSSGESDMRGSWRRGPFRSGSDSSPTVSVASTSAASSSAGSVATVTEWVTAEEAELRDGGGGFSLIIYLWKKRRPR from the coding sequence ATGGAAGCAAATCCCGTCAACCTTCGGCAGGCACCCTTTCCCATCAAGTCGCCGCCACGTGCTCACTGCCGCAACAACTCCCGGCTCCACCTCCGGCCGAGTCGCCCACTCAAAAACCAATCCCACCACCGCCTCCGCGTCCAGCGCGCTTACCAGATGCCACTCTCCTGCTTCGCCAGCGGCCGGGCCGACTCCTCCGCCGCCAAGGCCTCCTCGGCGACGTCCGTCTACTGGACGCACCTCGGCGCGATCAACCTGTCTTGGTCCCGCGCCGCGCTGGGCCTCGTCCTCACCGTCGACatcggcctcgccggcggcgcCGCGCCCACGCGGTTTGTCCTCCTGCCGCTGCTCCcgtggcggcggcgcggatccAAGCGATTCTCCGGCGCGTCCGGACATTCCGTCGCCTTCTCGTGGGACCTCTCGCGCGCCCGCCTCGCGCCGCGCCGGCCCGAGCCGCTGTCCGGGTACTTCGTGCTCGTGTCGATCGACGGCGAGCTCGCCCTGGCCGCTGGCGACCTCCAGTCGTCCTTGCCTTCGCCGGCGGCGTCGGCTGGACTCCTCCTCTCGCGCCGCGAGAACGCCTACCCCCCAGGATGCGGCGGCGCGTACACCACCACCGTGGCCGTCGCTGGCGAGGAGCACGAGGTGTCCGTCGCCGTGGAGGAGGCGGCCATGTGGGTGGCCCTGGACGGCAAGAGGGCCCTCCAGGTCCGGCGCCTCCCGTGGAAGTTCCGCGGCAGCGAGAGGCTCGACCTCCCGCACGGCGGCCGCGCCGTCCGCGTCACGTGGGACCTCCACGGCTGGCTCTTCGCcccggacgccgccgccgtctTCGTCCTCCGTTTCGACACTGACGAGGCGAACCCGGTGGACGACGACGACATGGAGGATGGAGACGTCGGCATGCACGCGTTAAGGCAGAACTCCTTCCGGAGCCGCCATGCCGACAGCAGCGGCGAGAGCGATATGAGGGGATCTTGGAGGCGCGGGCCGTTCAGGTCGGGCTCGGACTCGTCCCCGACGGTGTCCGTGGCGTCGACGTCCGCGGCGTCGTCGTCGGCCGGCAGCGTGGCGACGGTGACCGAGTGGGTCACGGCGGAAGAGGCCGAGctgcgggacggcggcggcgggttcTCTCTGATAATCTACCTCTGGAAGAAGCGGAGGCCGCGGTGA